From Burkholderia cenocepacia, the proteins below share one genomic window:
- a CDS encoding TetR/AcrR family transcriptional regulator, whose protein sequence is MGRQKSGQNDEPDAAAVDAPARARLVPTQQRSRERFERILACASDVMIEKGCDAFRMSDIVERTGISFGSLYQYFPDKAAVIGTLAERYNAVGHDCVRRDLAGMKTIDDLHATLARITDSYYRMFVDEPLMRDIWRATQADRALQALDRADGEFLAGLFADALAEVAPDTTRAQRSAFAELMMIQIAAAVRHAITLPPKAARQLLTMFKRMLPRDLAVLDA, encoded by the coding sequence ATGGGCCGACAAAAATCGGGGCAGAACGACGAGCCCGACGCGGCGGCAGTGGACGCGCCGGCGCGCGCGCGGCTGGTACCGACGCAGCAGCGCAGCCGCGAGCGGTTCGAGCGCATCCTCGCGTGCGCGTCGGACGTGATGATCGAGAAAGGCTGCGATGCGTTCCGGATGAGCGACATCGTCGAACGCACGGGCATCTCGTTCGGTTCGCTGTACCAGTACTTTCCGGACAAGGCGGCCGTGATCGGCACGCTCGCGGAGCGCTACAACGCAGTCGGGCACGACTGCGTGCGGCGCGACCTCGCGGGGATGAAAACCATCGACGATCTGCACGCCACGCTCGCGCGCATCACCGACAGCTACTACCGGATGTTCGTCGACGAGCCGCTGATGCGCGACATCTGGCGCGCGACCCAGGCCGATCGCGCGCTGCAGGCGCTGGACCGCGCGGATGGAGAATTCCTGGCCGGCCTGTTCGCGGATGCGTTGGCGGAAGTCGCGCCCGACACGACCCGCGCGCAGCGCAGCGCATTCGCCGAGCTGATGATGATCCAGATCGCGGCGGCCGTGCGCCACGCGATCACGCTGCCGCCGAAGGCGGCGCGGCAGTTGCTCACGATGTTCAAGCGCATGCTGCCGCGCGATCTGGCGGTGCTCGACGCGTGA
- a CDS encoding NmrA family transcriptional regulator, whose amino-acid sequence MSALPILIVGGSGKTGARVDARLRARGLATRPVSRTSAVRFDWTAPETWPAALDGVSAAYVTYQPDLAVEGAVEAIAGFARLARGSGVERVVLLSGRGEPRAQAAEAALQASGVGWGVVRASWFNQNFSEGYLLDGVLAGEVALPAGAVREPFVDADDIADVAVAALTDARFADRVIEVTGPRALTFAEAVGEIARAAGRPIAYREIPHDAFVAGLSEVGVPEPVVALLDDLFDGVLDGRNSAVTHGVEATLGRPARDFADYARAVAATGVWSA is encoded by the coding sequence ATGTCGGCCCTTCCCATCCTCATCGTCGGCGGTTCGGGCAAGACGGGCGCCCGCGTCGATGCCCGGCTGCGCGCGCGCGGCCTCGCGACGCGGCCGGTGTCGCGCACGTCGGCCGTTCGCTTCGACTGGACGGCGCCCGAGACCTGGCCCGCCGCGCTCGACGGCGTGTCGGCCGCCTATGTGACCTACCAGCCCGATCTGGCCGTCGAAGGCGCGGTGGAGGCGATCGCCGGATTCGCGCGGCTCGCGCGGGGGAGCGGCGTCGAGCGCGTGGTGCTGCTGTCCGGGCGCGGCGAGCCGCGTGCGCAGGCGGCCGAGGCTGCATTGCAGGCGTCGGGCGTGGGCTGGGGTGTCGTGCGCGCAAGCTGGTTCAATCAGAACTTCTCCGAGGGCTATCTGCTCGACGGCGTGCTGGCCGGCGAAGTCGCGCTGCCCGCCGGCGCGGTGCGCGAGCCGTTCGTCGATGCGGACGACATCGCGGACGTGGCCGTGGCCGCGCTCACCGATGCGCGGTTCGCGGACCGCGTGATCGAGGTCACCGGCCCGCGCGCGCTGACGTTCGCGGAAGCGGTCGGCGAAATCGCGCGGGCCGCCGGGCGGCCGATCGCCTACCGTGAGATTCCGCACGATGCATTCGTCGCGGGGCTGAGCGAGGTCGGTGTGCCGGAGCCGGTCGTCGCGCTGCTCGACGACCTGTTCGACGGGGTGCTCGACGGGCGCAACAGCGCGGTGACGCACGGGGTCGAGGCCACGCTCGGGCGCCCGGCGCGCGATTTCGCCGACTATGCGCGCGCGGTCGCCGCGACCGGCGTATGGAGCGCCTGA
- a CDS encoding DUF1772 domain-containing protein has protein sequence MIAFVTSALLWGSAIGCGLMAGVYFAFSTFVMTSLGRLAPQAGAAAMNAINVDIVRSPFMPLFLGTTLMALALVVIALFDRDSPGAMAALVGGVFYVFGMFAVTMAVNVPLNDALAAADSATAQGAALWTRYLHDWTRWNHVRTVASAAACACFIAAIAAR, from the coding sequence ATGATCGCGTTCGTGACTTCAGCGTTGCTGTGGGGTTCGGCCATTGGCTGCGGGTTGATGGCCGGCGTGTACTTCGCGTTCTCGACGTTCGTGATGACGTCGCTCGGACGGCTCGCGCCGCAGGCCGGCGCGGCCGCGATGAATGCGATCAACGTCGACATCGTGCGTTCGCCGTTCATGCCGCTGTTCCTCGGCACGACGCTGATGGCGCTCGCGCTCGTCGTGATCGCGCTGTTCGATCGCGACTCGCCGGGCGCGATGGCGGCGCTCGTCGGCGGCGTGTTCTACGTGTTCGGCATGTTCGCGGTGACGATGGCCGTCAACGTGCCGCTCAACGATGCGCTCGCCGCGGCCGATTCGGCCACGGCGCAAGGCGCGGCGCTGTGGACGCGCTACCTGCACGACTGGACGAGGTGGAATCACGTGCGCACGGTGGCGTCGGCCGCCGCATGCGCATGCTTCATCGCGGCAATCGCGGCGCGCTAG
- a CDS encoding AraC family transcriptional regulator — MSRLVANRTRESTPPFAHLRYESTPMPVSAMAATYVHGTSIAPHRHRRAQLLYAIEGVMHVESEGASWVVPPTRGVWLEAGLDHTVQMSGDVQMRTVFVEPGAVEHLPARSCVVEVHPLLRELILAAVDVPLDYAPGSRHDHLMRLLLAEVTVAPLLPLYLPWPHDARLRTICDTLVATPDDLRTIAEWADLLGLSVRTLHRAFRRETGLSFRRWREQARLLLALKRLAHGEKVLTVAMDHGYSSQSAFSAMFKRHFGMSPSAFYA; from the coding sequence ATGTCACGACTTGTCGCCAATCGGACACGCGAGTCCACCCCGCCGTTTGCGCACCTGCGCTACGAATCGACGCCGATGCCCGTGTCGGCGATGGCGGCCACGTACGTGCACGGCACGTCGATCGCGCCGCACCGCCATCGCCGCGCGCAATTGCTCTACGCGATCGAGGGCGTGATGCACGTGGAATCGGAAGGCGCGTCGTGGGTCGTGCCGCCGACGCGCGGCGTGTGGCTCGAAGCCGGCCTCGATCATACGGTGCAGATGAGCGGCGACGTGCAGATGCGTACCGTGTTCGTCGAACCGGGCGCGGTCGAGCACCTGCCCGCGCGCAGTTGCGTCGTCGAAGTGCATCCGCTGCTGCGCGAGCTGATTCTCGCCGCGGTCGACGTGCCGCTCGATTACGCGCCGGGCTCGCGCCACGATCACCTGATGCGCCTGCTGCTTGCCGAAGTGACCGTCGCGCCGCTGTTGCCGCTGTACCTGCCGTGGCCGCACGACGCGCGCCTGCGGACGATCTGCGACACGCTGGTCGCCACGCCCGACGACCTGCGCACGATCGCCGAGTGGGCCGACCTGCTCGGCCTGTCGGTCCGCACGCTGCATCGCGCGTTCCGCCGCGAGACGGGGCTCAGCTTCCGCCGCTGGCGCGAGCAGGCGCGGCTGCTGCTCGCGCTCAAGCGTCTGGCGCACGGCGAGAAAGTGCTGACCGTCGCGATGGATCACGGCTACAGTAGCCAGAGCGCGTTCTCCGCGATGTTCAAGCGGCACTTCGGGATGTCGCCGTCGGCGTTTTACGCGTAA
- a CDS encoding ATP-binding protein gives MSAHPDMQDLVAALPDGRASVAAPALARQLERIATALEALAGTRPPAAVDFDAAIAFRWRGFGAGHQTAPLEPIAAPALVAFDALRNVGRQAAIVERNTRQFVHGFAANHVLLTGARGTGKSSIVKACLHAFAAHGLRLIEVSKEGLNDLPAIVELVRARPERYLVFCDDLSFEAGETGYKGLKTVLDGSVASDLSNVLVYATSNRRHLMPEQASDNANVTRAENGELHPGDAVEERISLSERFGIWVTFYGFTQDEYLAVVESRLGAAGFDDAQIRAAREPALQWALERGARSGRIAVQFARDYAGRLADESGEGAPVRPAA, from the coding sequence ATGAGCGCCCATCCCGACATGCAGGACCTGGTGGCCGCGCTGCCGGACGGACGGGCGTCCGTCGCCGCGCCGGCGCTCGCGCGTCAGCTCGAACGGATCGCGACCGCGCTCGAGGCGCTCGCGGGCACCCGCCCGCCGGCGGCCGTCGATTTCGATGCGGCCATCGCGTTTCGCTGGCGCGGTTTCGGCGCGGGCCATCAAACGGCGCCGCTCGAACCGATCGCCGCGCCCGCGCTCGTCGCGTTCGACGCGCTGCGCAACGTCGGGCGCCAGGCGGCGATCGTCGAGCGGAACACGCGCCAGTTCGTGCACGGGTTCGCGGCCAATCACGTGTTGCTGACCGGCGCGCGCGGCACCGGCAAGTCGTCGATCGTGAAGGCGTGCCTGCATGCGTTCGCGGCGCACGGTTTGCGGCTGATCGAGGTCAGCAAGGAAGGGCTGAACGATCTGCCGGCGATCGTCGAGCTGGTGCGCGCGCGGCCCGAGCGCTACCTCGTGTTTTGCGACGACCTGTCGTTCGAGGCCGGCGAGACCGGCTACAAGGGGCTCAAGACGGTGCTCGACGGCTCGGTCGCGAGCGACCTGTCGAACGTGCTGGTGTACGCGACGTCGAATCGGCGCCACCTGATGCCCGAGCAGGCGAGCGACAACGCGAACGTGACGCGCGCGGAGAACGGCGAGCTGCATCCGGGCGACGCGGTCGAGGAGCGGATTTCGCTGTCCGAGCGCTTCGGGATCTGGGTCACGTTCTACGGCTTCACGCAGGACGAGTACCTTGCCGTCGTCGAGAGCCGCCTCGGCGCGGCCGGTTTCGATGACGCGCAGATTCGTGCGGCGCGCGAGCCCGCGCTGCAGTGGGCGCTCGAACGCGGCGCGCGCTCGGGCCGTATCGCGGTGCAATTCGCGCGCGATTACGCGGGACGGCTCGCGGACGAAAGCGGCGAGGGCGCGCCCGTGCGCCCGGCTGCCTGA
- a CDS encoding DUF2071 domain-containing protein — MPAMRYDNAFVYPSTGLAGRLANRIVASGPLLRARRAVLSRLPFLQLASDVEQVVYCTWIVDVAAVAHLVPRGVTLASRGGRTPFTTLTYRHRHFGPRLAGPLRRLFPSPLQSNWRLYVDTLPHGAPAGRTVLFVKNVFDHPLYALGSRLFSDALPSHLARPFTHAVRDGRYDTRLAGSGGSAPDFRCTAEASHDRTLPDAFAPFFDDWRAAVAALSLQHAAIAHVEDCDRLAHASIDLPIDVDAVRPLKTVEPIGGGDFLARIGATGEPLCFVVPDVTFRVLSERLL; from the coding sequence ATGCCGGCCATGCGCTACGACAACGCCTTCGTCTACCCGTCCACCGGCCTCGCCGGCCGGCTCGCCAACCGGATCGTCGCGAGCGGCCCGCTGCTGCGCGCACGCCGCGCGGTGCTGTCGCGGCTGCCGTTCCTGCAGCTCGCGAGCGACGTCGAACAGGTCGTGTATTGCACGTGGATCGTCGATGTCGCGGCCGTCGCGCACCTCGTGCCGCGTGGCGTCACGCTTGCGAGCCGCGGCGGCCGCACGCCGTTCACGACGCTCACCTACCGGCACCGGCACTTCGGCCCGCGTCTCGCCGGCCCGCTGCGGCGCCTGTTTCCGTCGCCGCTGCAGAGCAACTGGCGCCTCTACGTCGACACGCTGCCGCACGGCGCGCCGGCCGGGCGCACCGTGCTGTTCGTGAAGAACGTGTTCGACCATCCGCTTTATGCACTCGGCAGCCGGCTGTTCAGCGACGCGCTGCCGTCGCATCTCGCGCGGCCCTTCACGCACGCGGTGCGCGATGGCCGCTACGACACGCGGCTGGCGGGCAGTGGCGGCAGCGCGCCCGACTTCCGCTGCACGGCCGAGGCGTCGCACGACCGGACGCTGCCCGACGCCTTCGCGCCGTTCTTCGACGACTGGCGCGCGGCCGTCGCCGCGCTGTCGCTGCAGCACGCGGCCATCGCCCATGTGGAAGACTGCGATCGCCTTGCCCATGCGTCGATCGACCTGCCGATCGACGTCGACGCGGTACGGCCGCTGAAGACGGTCGAGCCCATCGGCGGCGGCGACTTCCTCGCCCGCATCGGCGCGACCGGCGAGCCGCTGTGCTTCGTCGTGCCGGACGTCACATTCCGCGTGCTGTCCGAGCGGCTGCTGTAG
- a CDS encoding phytanoyl-CoA dioxygenase family protein, with protein MQANLRSRFHHDGFAVIDRLIDPSEIEDLREIGHRLLGSRTGYAEGLMFDFYPETNGRDAGPQLLQLHWASYFERRLSALRIRRTAFEIAQALLGPEVRFAGDSFFLKQPRTGTVTPWHQDDAFTDARIEHREVNFWIPLQAVSVDNGCMQFIPGSHLYDVLPHGPLGGDVTAHGLECVGGFDPARAVACPLMPGDCTVHAGRTLHAAGANLSDQPRYAYALNFRLPRRRSSVATNFPWHNTWRPSRIERARASRSLRGYWPYLRRELYTFDFRNPFEWRLAGGRIARWLNVPRRQLREPGPE; from the coding sequence ATGCAAGCCAATCTTCGATCCCGGTTCCATCACGACGGCTTTGCGGTTATCGACCGGCTGATCGACCCATCGGAGATCGAAGATTTGCGCGAAATCGGCCATCGTCTGCTCGGCAGCCGCACGGGCTACGCCGAGGGCCTGATGTTCGATTTCTATCCCGAGACGAACGGGCGCGATGCCGGACCTCAACTGCTCCAGCTCCACTGGGCCTCCTATTTCGAGCGTCGGCTATCGGCACTCCGTATCCGTCGCACCGCGTTCGAGATCGCCCAGGCACTGCTCGGCCCGGAGGTTCGTTTTGCCGGCGACAGCTTTTTCCTGAAGCAGCCGCGTACGGGCACCGTGACGCCCTGGCACCAGGACGACGCGTTTACCGACGCGCGTATCGAGCATCGCGAAGTCAACTTCTGGATTCCGCTGCAAGCCGTCTCGGTCGACAACGGATGCATGCAGTTCATCCCCGGATCTCATCTGTACGACGTCCTTCCGCATGGTCCGCTCGGGGGTGACGTGACCGCACATGGGCTCGAGTGTGTGGGCGGATTCGATCCGGCGCGCGCCGTGGCGTGTCCGTTGATGCCGGGAGACTGCACCGTGCATGCGGGGCGCACGCTGCATGCCGCGGGGGCCAACCTCTCGGATCAGCCGCGGTACGCGTATGCGCTCAATTTCCGGTTGCCACGACGGCGCTCGAGCGTGGCGACGAACTTCCCCTGGCACAACACCTGGCGGCCCTCGCGCATCGAGCGCGCCCGGGCGTCCCGGAGCCTGCGGGGGTACTGGCCGTACCTTCGACGCGAACTGTACACGTTCGATTTCCGCAATCCGTTCGAGTGGCGACTCGCAGGCGGCAGGATCGCGCGTTGGCTGAACGTGCCGCGGCGGCAGCTGCGCGAACCCGGGCCGGAATGA
- the deoC gene encoding deoxyribose-phosphate aldolase: MPLSNAQLAQTIDHTLLAPDASDAQIRELCRQAAEHRFYSVCVNSANVPLAARELAETGVLVCAVVGFPLGAGLSAAKAFEATAAIAAGAGEIDMVINLGALKSGRADDVKADIDAVHRACGSVPLKVILETGLLTDDEKVRVCEMCRDLGVAFVKTSTGFGHGGATLADVALMRRTVGPTLGVKASGGVRDRAAALAMLEAGATRLGTSSGVAIVTDQGGGAAGY, from the coding sequence ATGCCGCTTTCCAACGCCCAACTCGCCCAAACCATCGATCACACGCTGCTTGCGCCCGACGCGAGCGACGCGCAGATCCGCGAACTCTGCCGCCAGGCGGCCGAGCATCGCTTTTACTCGGTCTGCGTGAATTCGGCGAACGTGCCGCTCGCCGCGCGCGAGCTGGCCGAAACCGGCGTGCTCGTCTGCGCCGTGGTCGGCTTTCCGCTCGGCGCGGGGCTGTCCGCCGCGAAGGCATTCGAAGCCACCGCCGCGATCGCGGCGGGCGCGGGCGAGATCGACATGGTGATCAACCTCGGCGCGCTGAAAAGCGGCCGCGCCGACGACGTGAAGGCCGACATCGACGCCGTGCATCGCGCTTGCGGCTCGGTGCCGCTCAAGGTGATCCTCGAAACGGGGTTGCTGACCGACGACGAGAAGGTGCGCGTGTGCGAGATGTGCCGCGATCTCGGCGTCGCGTTCGTGAAGACGTCGACCGGCTTCGGCCATGGCGGCGCGACGCTCGCCGATGTTGCGCTGATGCGCCGTACGGTCGGGCCGACGCTCGGCGTGAAGGCGTCGGGCGGCGTGCGCGACCGCGCGGCCGCGCTCGCGATGCTCGAAGCCGGCGCGACGCGGCTCGGCACGAGCTCGGGGGTGGCGATCGTGACCGATCAGGGCGGCGGCGCGGCGGGGTACTGA
- the deoR gene encoding DNA-binding transcriptional repressor DeoR — METKKGERIKTLMNVLQGQNAIHLREVAELFGVSEMTIRRDLADNPHGLSLIGGYVTRHFAAQRSDIGEYLISAENNRQTEEKRRIGKLAAQFVTTGDTIFVDCGSTTPFIVDFIPDDLEFTAVCNSLNVFAKLQQKPHCNVILCGGVYHRQNMVFESVAETGILDSVRVSKAFISAAGVSERCGVTCFNFHEVDAKRKVMARAQNRFLLVDHTKFDEVRAAYFAELTDFNYVISDGQLSRRYETAIREHGIALVT; from the coding sequence ATGGAAACAAAGAAGGGCGAACGGATCAAGACATTGATGAACGTGCTGCAAGGGCAGAACGCGATTCATCTGAGGGAAGTCGCCGAGTTGTTCGGCGTATCCGAAATGACGATCCGCCGCGATCTCGCGGACAATCCGCACGGCCTCAGCCTGATCGGCGGCTACGTGACGCGCCATTTCGCCGCGCAGCGCAGCGACATCGGCGAATACCTGATCAGCGCCGAGAACAACCGGCAGACCGAGGAAAAGCGCCGCATCGGCAAGCTGGCCGCGCAGTTCGTGACGACCGGCGACACGATCTTCGTCGACTGCGGGTCGACCACGCCGTTCATCGTCGATTTCATTCCGGACGACCTCGAATTCACGGCGGTCTGCAATTCGCTGAACGTGTTCGCGAAGCTGCAGCAAAAGCCGCATTGCAACGTGATCCTGTGCGGCGGCGTGTATCACCGCCAGAACATGGTGTTCGAATCGGTCGCCGAAACGGGCATCCTCGATTCCGTGCGCGTGTCGAAGGCGTTCATCTCGGCGGCCGGCGTGAGCGAACGCTGCGGCGTCACGTGCTTCAATTTCCACGAAGTCGATGCGAAGAGGAAGGTGATGGCGCGCGCGCAGAACCGCTTTCTGCTGGTCGACCACACGAAATTCGACGAAGTGCGCGCGGCCTATTTCGCCGAACTGACCGATTTCAACTACGTGATCTCCGACGGGCAACTGAGCCGCCGCTACGAAACGGCGATCCGCGAGCACGGGATCGCGCTCGTGACCTGA